One region of Natronolimnobius baerhuensis genomic DNA includes:
- a CDS encoding phosphoadenosine phosphosulfate reductase family protein — protein MTENFPDYVDVDYDDGTGEDPADYPHINDKIEKAIEVTRQGLEQYENPAVMWTGGKDSTLVLYFVTQVAERFDLEVPPAIFIDHYQHFDEIHDFVDSWADEWDLEVVYARNEDIGQYVDENGLEPGDDIPIADLDDHNQHHVENILEYDEDTFPFLLDTYAGNHLLKTVALNDALEEHDIDGILSGVRWDEQEARADETFFSERHDPDIYPPHDRVQPILQFDEAAVWEAFWDFVVPDTVDAFPEEGYVPESKDDLPDDLEPADTPVSPKYWEGFRSLGSEISTEKTEEDPAWLQNLEETTERAGRAQDKEDLMERLRDLGYM, from the coding sequence ATGACGGAGAACTTCCCCGACTACGTCGACGTCGACTACGACGATGGTACCGGCGAAGACCCCGCGGACTATCCACACATCAACGACAAGATCGAAAAGGCCATCGAGGTCACGCGACAGGGTCTCGAGCAGTACGAGAACCCGGCCGTGATGTGGACCGGCGGAAAGGACTCGACGCTCGTGCTGTACTTCGTGACGCAGGTCGCCGAGCGCTTCGATCTCGAGGTGCCACCCGCAATCTTCATTGACCACTACCAGCACTTCGACGAGATCCACGATTTCGTCGACTCCTGGGCCGACGAGTGGGATCTCGAGGTCGTCTACGCGCGCAACGAGGACATCGGCCAGTACGTCGATGAAAACGGTCTCGAGCCGGGCGACGACATCCCAATCGCGGACCTCGACGACCACAACCAGCACCACGTCGAGAACATCCTCGAGTACGACGAAGACACCTTCCCGTTCCTGCTCGACACCTACGCTGGCAACCACCTGTTGAAGACCGTCGCGCTCAACGACGCACTCGAGGAGCACGACATTGATGGCATCCTCTCGGGCGTCCGCTGGGACGAACAGGAAGCACGCGCCGACGAGACGTTCTTCTCGGAGCGCCACGACCCGGACATCTACCCGCCCCACGACCGCGTCCAGCCCATCCTGCAGTTCGACGAGGCCGCGGTCTGGGAGGCCTTCTGGGACTTCGTCGTTCCCGATACGGTCGATGCGTTCCCCGAGGAAGGCTACGTCCCCGAAAGCAAAGACGACCTTCCGGACGACCTCGAGCCTGCGGACACCCCAGTCTCGCCGAAGTACTGGGAAGGCTTCCGCTCGCTCGGCAGCGAGATCAGCACCGAAAAGACCGAAGAGGACCCGGCATGGCTGCAGAATCTCGAGGAGACGACCGAGCGCGCAGGCCGCGCCCAGGACAAAGAGGACCTGATGGAGCGCCTGCGCGACCTCGGTTACATGTAG
- the bioB gene encoding biotin synthase BioB, translating to MVYETGNPTVDDALERVLAGKRLDRTDGVALLAQPVEALAEAGGVVREQFGDGTVDACSIVNAKAGNCAEDCGFCAQSVHFDTGIDTYDFLGPETILEAAKRAEADGAQRFGIVVAEKGVSKEHRPEEWEEVLESIRLVRDECDLEVDASLGILTEEEAEILAAEGIEHYNHNIETSPRYFPEIVETHSFDDRVKTLEVAKDAGMDLCAGVILGMGETPTDRVEAAVALQEIGISSLPVNVLNPVPGTPLAEQGVEITREEIIKTVAVYKLLHPESRVRLTGGREVNLAPDEQHLPLEAGADGLLTGDYLTTEGQSPAEDLEIIERAGLEPNRSVNEFDPEAVKRRHERQDEMAATSATAESSDD from the coding sequence ATGGTTTACGAGACTGGGAATCCGACAGTTGACGACGCCCTCGAGCGCGTACTCGCCGGGAAACGCCTCGACCGGACCGATGGGGTGGCGCTGCTCGCCCAACCCGTCGAGGCACTCGCTGAGGCCGGCGGTGTGGTTCGCGAGCAGTTCGGCGATGGCACCGTCGATGCGTGCTCGATTGTCAACGCGAAAGCGGGTAACTGCGCCGAAGACTGTGGCTTCTGTGCGCAGTCGGTCCATTTCGACACCGGCATCGACACCTACGATTTTCTCGGCCCCGAAACAATTCTCGAGGCCGCAAAACGCGCCGAAGCCGACGGCGCACAGCGTTTCGGAATCGTCGTCGCCGAGAAAGGCGTCTCGAAAGAACACAGACCAGAGGAGTGGGAAGAAGTCCTCGAGTCGATTCGCCTCGTTCGCGACGAGTGCGACCTCGAGGTCGACGCCTCGCTGGGGATTCTCACCGAAGAGGAAGCCGAGATACTGGCCGCCGAGGGAATCGAACACTACAATCACAACATCGAAACCTCGCCGCGGTACTTCCCGGAAATTGTCGAGACGCACAGTTTCGACGACCGAGTGAAGACCCTCGAGGTGGCCAAAGACGCCGGGATGGACCTCTGTGCCGGCGTCATCCTCGGGATGGGCGAGACGCCGACGGATCGCGTCGAGGCCGCCGTGGCGCTCCAGGAGATCGGCATCTCGTCGCTGCCGGTGAACGTCCTCAATCCCGTTCCCGGGACGCCGCTGGCCGAGCAGGGCGTCGAGATCACTCGCGAGGAGATTATCAAAACAGTCGCGGTGTACAAACTCCTTCATCCGGAGTCGCGAGTCCGACTCACCGGCGGCCGCGAGGTCAATCTTGCACCCGACGAACAGCACCTGCCCCTCGAGGCCGGCGCGGACGGCCTCCTTACTGGCGACTATCTCACGACAGAGGGCCAATCGCCCGCCGAAGACCTCGAGATCATCGAGCGCGCGGGCCTCGAGCCGAATCGGTCGGTCAATGAGTTCGACCCCGAGGCCGTGAAACGACGCCACGAGAGACAGGACGAGATGGCTGCGACGAGCGCGACCGCAGAGTCGAGTGACGACTGA
- a CDS encoding HalOD1 output domain-containing protein has product MTRMLETDNTNLSEQIVTAVATKRDTDPTDLPPLFDAVDPDALTAVFSPTTTGAPRTGRIEFPYAGHDIEIVFTEDETTLSVN; this is encoded by the coding sequence ATGACGCGGATGCTCGAGACAGACAATACCAATCTCTCCGAACAGATCGTTACCGCAGTCGCCACAAAGCGTGATACTGACCCGACTGACCTGCCGCCGCTGTTTGACGCCGTTGATCCCGATGCATTGACGGCGGTGTTTAGTCCAACTACAACTGGTGCGCCACGAACGGGACGCATCGAGTTCCCGTATGCGGGCCACGATATCGAGATTGTCTTCACCGAAGACGAGACCACACTCTCGGTTAACTGA
- the sucC gene encoding ADP-forming succinate--CoA ligase subunit beta — MKLHEYQAKEVFADAGVPTPASQLASDVDGVVAAADEIGYPVAVKAQVQVGGRGKAGGIKLVDDAEEAREAAEDILGMDLKGYHVGQVLVEEAVDFVDELYVGITMDRGEGKPVAMVSTKGGVNIEEVAEEDPDAIAQEHIDPSFGMHPYQARKAVYDAGVDQSVARDVSSVLTTLYELWANRDASDTEINPLMVTSDNEVIAADAVMNIDEDALFRQPELAEMEAEAASTGDDLEQKADEYNFDYVRLEGNVGIIGNGAGLVMTTLDLVDHYGGEPANFLDVGGGAKADRIANALDMVFSDENVDSVVFNIFGGITRGDEVAKGINEALEQFDEIPKPVVVRLAGTNWEEGMEILNEDLVTVEQTLEDAVQRSVAYADEVNE; from the coding sequence ATGAAATTACACGAGTATCAGGCGAAGGAGGTCTTCGCCGATGCTGGGGTTCCGACGCCGGCATCACAGCTCGCCTCTGACGTCGACGGCGTCGTTGCCGCGGCAGATGAGATCGGGTATCCAGTCGCAGTCAAAGCGCAGGTACAGGTCGGCGGCCGGGGCAAGGCCGGCGGTATCAAACTCGTCGATGACGCCGAGGAGGCTCGCGAGGCAGCCGAGGACATTCTCGGCATGGACCTCAAGGGCTACCACGTCGGACAGGTCCTCGTCGAGGAAGCAGTCGACTTCGTGGACGAACTCTACGTCGGGATCACGATGGACCGCGGCGAGGGCAAACCCGTCGCGATGGTCTCGACCAAAGGTGGCGTCAACATCGAGGAAGTCGCCGAGGAAGATCCTGATGCAATCGCACAGGAACACATCGATCCATCCTTCGGGATGCACCCATACCAGGCCCGCAAGGCCGTCTACGACGCTGGTGTTGACCAGTCGGTCGCCCGCGACGTCTCGAGTGTCCTGACGACGCTCTACGAACTCTGGGCCAACCGCGACGCCTCCGACACCGAGATTAACCCGCTGATGGTCACCTCGGATAACGAGGTCATCGCGGCTGACGCCGTGATGAACATCGACGAGGACGCACTCTTCCGCCAGCCTGAACTGGCTGAAATGGAAGCGGAAGCCGCAAGCACCGGCGACGATCTCGAGCAAAAGGCTGACGAATACAACTTCGATTACGTCCGTCTCGAGGGCAACGTCGGGATCATCGGCAACGGTGCCGGTCTCGTCATGACCACGCTCGACCTCGTCGACCACTACGGCGGCGAGCCAGCGAACTTCCTCGACGTCGGTGGCGGTGCGAAAGCCGACCGGATCGCGAACGCGCTCGATATGGTGTTCTCCGACGAGAACGTCGACTCGGTCGTCTTCAACATCTTCGGCGGCATCACCCGCGGCGACGAGGTCGCCAAGGGGATCAACGAAGCACTCGAGCAGTTCGACGAGATTCCAAAGCCGGTCGTCGTTCGACTGGCGGGGACCAACTGGGAAGAGGGAATGGAGATTCTCAACGAGGACCTCGTGACGGTCGAACAGACCCTCGAGGATGCGGTTCAGCGGTCTGTTGCATACGCTGACGAGGTGAACGAATAA
- a CDS encoding aldo/keto reductase, with protein MTLNDVDAIDSTLCPTANGMPMLGLGTWQASGDDCTNAVRTALECGYRHIDTAQGYDNEDAVGAGIAQSDVDRDDVFLATKVSSSNLSHEDVLETTRDSLDRLGVESIDLLYVHWPSRTYDPEGTLSAFSQLYDEGLIENVGVSNFEPDQLEQAVDLCDAPILANQVECHPLLPQEHIREACANHDIEVVAYSPLARGSIVDQPEIQDVAAKHDVTEIQVSLAWLREKGITAIPKSVTPEHIRDNWRSLTLDLESEDVAQIDAIDETSREIDPDYAPWN; from the coding sequence ATGACGCTCAATGACGTCGACGCAATCGACTCGACACTGTGTCCAACCGCAAATGGCATGCCGATGCTCGGACTCGGTACGTGGCAAGCCAGCGGCGACGACTGTACCAATGCCGTCCGGACAGCCCTCGAGTGTGGCTATCGACACATCGACACCGCACAGGGCTACGACAACGAAGACGCCGTTGGCGCAGGCATCGCACAGTCTGACGTCGACCGCGACGACGTGTTTCTCGCAACGAAAGTCTCGAGTTCGAATCTCTCTCATGAGGACGTCCTCGAGACGACGCGCGACAGTCTCGACCGGCTCGGTGTGGAGTCAATCGACCTGCTGTACGTCCACTGGCCCTCGCGCACGTACGACCCCGAAGGGACGCTCTCGGCGTTCTCCCAGTTGTACGACGAGGGACTGATCGAAAACGTCGGCGTCAGTAACTTCGAACCCGACCAACTCGAGCAAGCGGTCGATCTCTGTGATGCGCCGATTCTGGCAAATCAGGTCGAGTGCCATCCGCTGTTGCCACAGGAGCACATCCGCGAGGCCTGTGCGAACCACGATATCGAGGTCGTTGCCTACAGCCCGCTCGCCCGCGGCTCGATTGTCGATCAGCCCGAAATTCAAGACGTTGCAGCCAAACACGACGTCACCGAAATTCAGGTGAGCCTCGCGTGGCTGCGCGAAAAAGGAATTACCGCGATTCCGAAATCGGTCACGCCAGAGCACATTCGCGACAACTGGCGGTCGCTGACGCTCGACCTCGAGAGCGAGGATGTCGCGCAGATCGATGCAATTGACGAGACCAGCCGCGAAATCGACCCGGACTACGCCCCCTGGAACTAA
- a CDS encoding DUF7333 family protein: MALDLPKMLAAFVAVLVVGVGALFALPELTPMAPMTTQTIMMMVLPSMAIFGAIMLAIGVKHGEYRATN; this comes from the coding sequence ATGGCACTTGACCTCCCGAAAATGCTCGCGGCGTTCGTTGCAGTACTGGTCGTCGGCGTCGGCGCGCTGTTTGCCTTGCCGGAACTGACGCCGATGGCACCGATGACGACGCAGACGATCATGATGATGGTCCTGCCGTCGATGGCGATCTTCGGTGCGATCATGCTCGCAATCGGCGTCAAACACGGCGAGTACCGCGCGACGAACTGA
- the sucD gene encoding succinate--CoA ligase subunit alpha: protein MSVLVDDDTRVVVQGITGGEGKFHAEQMMEYGTNVVAGAVPGKGGQEAAGVPVYDTVHEAVEEENADTSVIFVPPAFAGDAVFEALDTDLDLAVAITEGIPTQDMARVNKRLSETDTRLIGPNCPGLITPGEAKLGILPGNIFSDGNVGLVSRSGTLTYQVVDNLTNRGIGQTTAIGIGGDPIIGTDFVDALELFENDDETDAIVMCGEIGGEDEEEAAAFIDEHVDTPVAGFIAGRTAPPGKRMGHAGAIVSGSGTGTAESKISALNDAGVPVGDTPEEVADHIEEFLG, encoded by the coding sequence ATGAGCGTACTAGTCGACGACGACACGCGCGTCGTGGTACAGGGCATCACCGGTGGGGAAGGAAAGTTCCACGCCGAACAGATGATGGAGTACGGCACGAACGTCGTCGCCGGTGCGGTCCCCGGCAAGGGCGGGCAGGAAGCCGCCGGCGTTCCCGTCTACGATACGGTCCACGAGGCCGTCGAAGAGGAGAACGCCGACACGTCGGTCATCTTTGTCCCGCCAGCGTTCGCGGGCGATGCCGTCTTCGAGGCACTCGATACGGATCTCGACCTCGCCGTCGCGATTACGGAAGGTATTCCGACACAGGACATGGCGCGCGTCAACAAGCGCCTTTCCGAGACCGATACGCGACTCATCGGTCCGAACTGTCCTGGCCTCATCACGCCCGGCGAGGCCAAACTCGGTATTCTTCCCGGCAACATCTTCTCGGATGGTAACGTCGGTCTCGTCTCGCGTTCCGGGACGCTGACCTACCAGGTCGTCGATAACCTGACCAACCGTGGCATCGGGCAGACCACCGCCATCGGTATCGGTGGCGACCCGATCATCGGCACCGACTTCGTCGACGCCCTCGAACTCTTCGAGAACGACGACGAAACCGACGCTATCGTCATGTGCGGTGAGATCGGTGGCGAAGACGAAGAGGAAGCCGCCGCGTTCATCGACGAACACGTCGACACGCCCGTCGCTGGCTTCATCGCCGGCCGAACGGCGCCGCCAGGAAAGCGCATGGGCCACGCCGGCGCAATCGTCTCCGGCTCCGGAACCGGCACCGCCGAAAGCAAGATTTCGGCGCTCAACGACGCCGGCGTCCCTGTCGGCGACACGCCGGAAGAAGTCGCTGACCACATCGAAGAGTTCCTCGGCTAA
- a CDS encoding DUF5795 family protein, translating to MSENRVVQGRMVTAQKLAELIEDDSVMETDSMTDADRDCPDCGGDVLEVTYMPSITELVTGWKCQECDWGETDRD from the coding sequence GTGAGCGAGAATCGCGTCGTTCAGGGACGAATGGTCACAGCGCAGAAACTCGCGGAACTGATCGAGGACGACAGCGTCATGGAAACCGACTCGATGACCGACGCTGATCGGGACTGTCCCGACTGCGGCGGTGACGTGCTCGAGGTGACGTACATGCCATCGATCACGGAACTGGTCACCGGCTGGAAGTGCCAGGAGTGTGACTGGGGCGAAACGGACCGTGACTAA
- a CDS encoding UbiA family prenyltransferase, with the protein MTTTHAQSRAHRWRSSLETICRVLVHSNLFISLATMSVVVTTVVLADLPLEPIPLFIVFGATLFVYTVNRFTDLEEDEENVPDRAAFTKRYGRLLLGIGICCYLGAIGAAVVLGVPGAIYLLLPLVAAVLYSVGGIKRLLLVKNLFVGVAWGLLPLGVGYYYNSLWTPEILFLAGYMTAMITIAAVIFDIKDIEGDRAEGIATVPNTVGVPWTRRLSQAGNVVVVATAVLVIVTTTALSSVFLVVLAMNAYVACYIPFATAERGPLFYGFVVDGEHVFLAALVIALEFVLW; encoded by the coding sequence GTGACGACCACCCACGCACAGTCGCGAGCGCACCGCTGGCGTTCATCGCTCGAGACGATCTGTCGCGTGCTGGTCCACAGCAACCTCTTTATCTCACTGGCGACGATGAGCGTCGTCGTCACGACAGTCGTGCTGGCGGACCTGCCACTCGAGCCGATTCCGCTGTTTATCGTCTTCGGCGCGACCCTGTTCGTCTACACCGTCAACCGATTTACCGACCTCGAGGAGGACGAAGAAAACGTCCCGGATCGAGCGGCGTTTACGAAACGCTACGGGCGGCTGTTGTTGGGAATCGGCATCTGTTGTTATCTCGGTGCGATTGGCGCTGCGGTCGTCCTGGGGGTGCCGGGTGCGATTTATTTGTTGTTGCCACTCGTCGCCGCGGTGTTGTACTCCGTCGGCGGGATCAAGCGACTCTTGCTCGTCAAGAACCTCTTCGTCGGCGTCGCCTGGGGGTTGCTCCCGCTGGGTGTTGGCTACTACTACAACAGTCTCTGGACGCCAGAAATCCTGTTTCTCGCGGGGTACATGACCGCGATGATCACGATTGCAGCCGTCATCTTCGATATCAAAGACATCGAAGGCGACCGTGCAGAAGGGATTGCAACGGTGCCGAACACGGTCGGCGTTCCGTGGACACGACGGCTGTCACAGGCAGGGAACGTCGTCGTCGTCGCAACGGCGGTTCTCGTCATCGTCACAACGACTGCGCTCTCGAGTGTGTTCCTCGTTGTCCTCGCGATGAACGCCTACGTCGCCTGCTACATTCCCTTCGCGACCGCTGAGCGCGGGCCGCTGTTCTACGGGTTCGTCGTCGACGGCGAACACGTTTTTCTCGCCGCACTCGTTATCGCCCTCGAGTTCGTGCTCTGGTAG